One window from the genome of Dolosigranulum savutiense encodes:
- a CDS encoding DUF402 domain-containing protein, whose protein sequence is MRFPREGDFITIRSYKHDGSLHRTWKDTMVLKTTDHSLIGCNDHTLVIESDGRRWKTREPALVYFHKNYWFNIVTMIRQKGTSYYCNMASPFLIDPEGAKYIDYDLDVKIFPDGEKRLLDVDEYEAHGKKWDYPEEIDLILKEHVKILVDWIKEEKGPFSEGYVDLWYNRYKELTGKS, encoded by the coding sequence ATGCGATTTCCAAGAGAAGGAGATTTCATCACAATTCGAAGCTATAAACATGATGGCAGTTTGCACCGCACGTGGAAAGATACCATGGTGCTAAAGACAACAGATCATTCTTTAATTGGCTGCAACGACCATACTTTAGTGATTGAATCAGACGGACGGCGCTGGAAGACGCGAGAGCCGGCGTTGGTCTACTTTCATAAGAATTATTGGTTCAATATTGTGACGATGATTCGACAGAAGGGGACATCCTATTATTGTAATATGGCAAGTCCGTTCTTGATTGATCCAGAAGGGGCGAAGTATATCGATTACGATTTAGACGTTAAGATTTTCCCAGATGGGGAAAAACGCTTACTTGACGTCGATGAATATGAAGCTCATGGAAAAAAATGGGATTATCCAGAAGAGATTGACTTAATCTTGAAGGAGCATGTGAAGATTTTGGTCGATTGGATTAAAGAAGAGAAAGGTCCATTTTCAGAAGGATATGTCGATTTATGGTACAATCGCTATAAGGAGTTAACTGGCAAATCATAA
- the mutY gene encoding A/G-specific adenine glycosylase yields the protein MDKQQLKDDYGVELWDQERIQAFRETVLSWYDANKRDLPWRATRDPYKIWISEIMLQQTQVKTVIPYYKRFLEAFPTVDALANAYEDDLLKVWEGLGYYSRARNMHTAAQQVVQEFGGVFPSDMKGLKSLRGIGPYTAGAIGSICFGLVEPAVDGNLMRVIARLFEVDLDVKQAKNRKVFQAIAEHLIDPKRPGDFNQALMDIGATICTPKNYHPERSPLKEFNSSYVNETWEYYPVTSKNKPPTPYTYLAIIVQDNDGQYLLEKRPSDGLLSNMWTYPLIDVKDLDTSGWKEVQPTTFEHLSDEATEQVEHMMKERYDLPLTIRPQVDGDVVHVFSHQKWILYLIVANLKNTAISDNIPDNCQWIAPDEFNQYTFPVVQQKLVTAYREQTLF from the coding sequence GTGGATAAACAACAATTAAAGGACGACTACGGGGTTGAACTATGGGATCAAGAACGTATTCAAGCATTCAGAGAGACAGTCTTAAGCTGGTATGATGCGAATAAGCGTGATTTACCGTGGCGAGCGACACGTGATCCGTACAAGATTTGGATTAGTGAGATTATGCTCCAACAAACACAAGTTAAAACCGTTATTCCCTATTATAAGCGATTTTTAGAGGCTTTTCCGACTGTTGATGCTTTGGCAAATGCCTATGAAGATGATTTGTTGAAAGTATGGGAAGGGTTAGGCTATTATTCGCGAGCACGTAATATGCATACGGCCGCACAACAAGTTGTTCAAGAGTTCGGTGGAGTGTTCCCATCTGATATGAAAGGGCTGAAGTCTCTACGTGGTATTGGGCCATATACAGCGGGAGCAATTGGGTCGATTTGTTTTGGATTAGTAGAACCAGCAGTGGATGGGAATCTGATGCGAGTGATTGCCCGCTTGTTCGAAGTGGACCTTGACGTGAAGCAAGCTAAAAACCGCAAAGTGTTTCAAGCGATTGCAGAACATCTGATCGATCCTAAGCGCCCGGGAGACTTTAACCAAGCATTGATGGATATTGGGGCGACGATTTGTACACCGAAAAATTATCATCCAGAGCGATCGCCACTGAAGGAATTTAACAGCTCGTATGTGAACGAGACATGGGAATATTATCCAGTGACGTCGAAGAATAAACCACCTACTCCATATACATATTTGGCTATTATTGTGCAAGATAATGATGGACAATATTTATTAGAAAAGCGGCCGAGTGATGGCTTGTTGAGTAATATGTGGACGTATCCGTTAATTGACGTGAAGGATTTAGATACATCAGGGTGGAAAGAGGTGCAACCGACCACTTTTGAGCACTTAAGTGATGAGGCAACTGAACAAGTTGAGCATATGATGAAAGAACGCTATGATTTGCCACTTACTATTCGGCCACAAGTTGATGGAGATGTCGTACATGTCTTCAGCCATCAGAAGTGGATCCTCTATCTTATCGTGGCTAATTTAAAAAACACGGCAATATCAGATAATATTCCAGATAACTGCCAGTGGATTGCACCAGATGAATTCAATCAATATACATTCCCAGTGGTCCAACAAAAATTAGTGACAGCTTACCGAGAACAAACATTATTTTAA
- the recX gene encoding recombination regulator RecX: MDSGGFNLDDLIQVEPNAARKADSEEMTDTEEIDELSNAQTPIPQIEKSTEPLSQYSAQEINARDAEAYVQNLKQSGRGSQIPAKDDPNYKRTITKISAQKRKGRYNIYLGGEYAFPIAEALLVKHLLRKGMVISEEFQKQLEVEDNFAKAYTRALNYLSYKMRTEQEIRDDLAEHEFLAQADAVVDKLKEQNLINDLEYAKSFVRTAARVNRKGPRVIAQDLVERGVDDPLIQIAQEEYDVSEQVENACALIKKRMKKRNKTSERQRMQKLNNYLFKKGYTNEVISMAFDEMEPEVAEDEEYEALVKQGEKALRRYSRKTQGYELHQKTKAFLYSKGFKRELIERFMTEKVDD; this comes from the coding sequence ATGGATAGTGGTGGATTTAACTTAGATGATTTAATTCAAGTAGAACCCAATGCAGCTCGTAAGGCAGATTCAGAGGAAATGACAGATACTGAAGAAATTGATGAGCTGAGTAACGCTCAAACACCGATTCCTCAAATTGAAAAGTCAACAGAGCCATTAAGTCAATATTCAGCTCAAGAAATTAATGCGCGTGATGCAGAAGCGTATGTCCAAAATTTGAAGCAGTCTGGACGAGGGAGTCAGATACCGGCTAAGGATGACCCAAATTATAAGCGGACAATTACAAAAATTAGTGCTCAAAAACGAAAAGGACGTTATAATATTTATTTGGGCGGGGAGTATGCTTTTCCGATAGCGGAAGCTTTATTAGTTAAACATTTGCTCCGAAAAGGAATGGTGATTTCCGAAGAGTTTCAGAAGCAACTGGAAGTTGAAGATAACTTCGCGAAGGCTTATACAAGAGCGCTAAATTATTTGAGTTATAAGATGCGAACAGAGCAGGAAATTAGAGATGATTTAGCAGAGCATGAATTCTTGGCTCAAGCAGATGCCGTTGTTGATAAGTTGAAGGAACAAAATTTGATTAATGACCTCGAATATGCGAAAAGTTTTGTACGAACAGCAGCACGAGTGAATAGAAAAGGCCCAAGAGTTATTGCCCAAGATTTAGTTGAGCGCGGTGTCGATGATCCGTTGATTCAGATTGCTCAGGAAGAATATGACGTATCAGAGCAAGTGGAGAATGCTTGTGCCCTTATTAAGAAGCGGATGAAAAAACGCAATAAAACATCTGAGCGACAACGCATGCAGAAGTTGAATAATTATTTATTCAAAAAAGGCTATACCAATGAAGTTATTAGTATGGCGTTTGACGAAATGGAGCCAGAAGTGGCTGAGGATGAAGAATATGAAGCATTAGTCAAGCAAGGTGAGAAGGCGCTGCGCCGGTATTCACGTAAGACACAGGGGTATGAACTTCACCAAAAAACGAAAGCATTCTTGTACTCAAAAGGGTTTAAGCGGGAGTTGATCGAGCGATTTATGACAGAGAAGGTTGATGATTAA
- the hflX gene encoding GTPase HflX, whose translation MKKKQQYEQVILVGVQTKESDDQFCESLNELQALVENAGGEVVGELTQKRDQIDTKTFIGSGKLIELSHLTDELAASTVVFNQQLSPSHTRNIQEVVDAKVIDRTQVILDIFALRARSKEGQLQVQLAQLEYMLPRLVGQGENMSRLGAGIGTRGPGESKLETDRRHITAQMTDIRRELQKITDHRQRNRQQRSESGVIQIGLIGYTNAGKSTVLNALTDARTYEADALFATLDPLTRELELPSGAQATMTDTVGFIQDLPTTLIEAFKSTIEEARGADMLLHVIDAAQPNIQARERTVRELLEQLEMDDIPVLYVYNKADMIEDVNFTAESYPSVVISARREEDANYILREIEAFLQEEFVYYEAQIEPSRGDILARLRQETIMTEQVFNEEARQYDVAGYTKPDGYWDTQLNG comes from the coding sequence ATGAAAAAGAAACAACAATATGAACAAGTTATTCTTGTTGGTGTGCAAACAAAAGAGAGTGATGATCAATTCTGTGAGTCCTTGAATGAATTGCAAGCTTTAGTTGAGAATGCTGGTGGCGAGGTGGTCGGCGAATTAACCCAAAAGCGTGATCAGATTGACACTAAAACGTTTATTGGGAGTGGTAAGCTGATTGAATTGTCGCATTTAACGGATGAACTAGCAGCGAGTACAGTTGTGTTTAACCAACAACTTAGCCCGAGTCATACGCGAAATATTCAAGAAGTTGTCGATGCGAAAGTGATTGATCGTACGCAAGTTATCTTAGATATCTTTGCACTGAGAGCTCGCAGTAAGGAAGGGCAATTGCAAGTACAATTGGCTCAGCTAGAATATATGTTGCCGCGTTTAGTAGGGCAAGGCGAAAATATGTCGCGGCTAGGAGCTGGTATTGGGACGCGTGGACCTGGTGAATCCAAACTAGAAACAGATCGTCGGCACATTACAGCACAGATGACAGATATTCGGCGTGAACTTCAGAAGATTACCGATCACCGGCAACGTAATCGTCAACAACGGAGTGAGTCGGGAGTCATCCAAATTGGTTTAATAGGCTATACTAATGCGGGAAAATCAACCGTACTTAATGCATTGACAGATGCAAGAACTTATGAGGCAGATGCATTATTTGCCACGCTGGATCCATTAACACGTGAATTAGAGCTTCCAAGTGGGGCGCAGGCAACGATGACGGATACAGTTGGTTTTATTCAAGACTTGCCGACAACCCTTATTGAAGCTTTTAAATCAACAATAGAAGAAGCTCGCGGGGCAGATATGTTACTGCATGTCATTGATGCTGCTCAGCCCAATATTCAAGCGCGCGAGCGAACGGTGCGTGAATTACTAGAACAACTCGAAATGGATGATATTCCTGTACTCTATGTGTATAATAAGGCCGACATGATCGAAGATGTGAACTTTACAGCGGAGTCTTATCCAAGCGTCGTTATATCAGCTCGGCGTGAAGAAGATGCAAATTATATTTTGCGGGAAATTGAAGCCTTCTTGCAGGAAGAGTTCGTCTATTATGAAGCACAAATTGAACCAAGTCGGGGCGATATTTTAGCACGCTTGCGCCAAGAGACAATTATGACTGAGCAAGTCTTTAATGAAGAAGCGCGCCAATATGATGTAGCTGGCTATACGAAGCCGGACGGGTATTGGGATACTCAGTTGAATGGATAA
- the miaA gene encoding tRNA (adenosine(37)-N6)-dimethylallyltransferase MiaA: MSVEKVIVIVGPTAVGKTALGVQLAQLFSGEVISGDSMQVYRGLDIGTAKVTDAEKESVPHHLIDVRDVDEPYTASDFQQMGRTKINEITAREHIPIVVGGTGLYIESLLYNMSHGEADPDPDFRSEMEALAEKESRQFVWENLEAIDPEAADNIHPNNLVRTIRALEVHHVTGQKFSDYKKQQNERQPLYDTFVIGLNTDRELLYNRINQRVDLMIEDGLIDEARWLDCAVSRDVQSIRGIGYKELFAYFDGNINLQEATSDIKQASRHYAKRQLTWFRNKTAVDLWVNLVEYPEELEQVKQAVRTFLKG, from the coding sequence ATGAGCGTGGAAAAGGTGATTGTTATTGTGGGGCCGACTGCGGTAGGTAAGACGGCTCTGGGAGTCCAATTAGCACAACTATTTAGTGGGGAAGTGATTAGCGGAGATTCGATGCAAGTCTATCGTGGACTAGATATTGGAACGGCGAAAGTAACGGATGCAGAAAAAGAGTCTGTTCCCCATCACTTAATAGATGTACGTGATGTGGATGAACCTTATACGGCCAGTGACTTCCAGCAAATGGGACGGACTAAAATCAATGAGATTACTGCCCGTGAGCATATACCGATCGTTGTTGGGGGGACAGGACTTTATATTGAATCACTCTTGTATAATATGTCGCATGGCGAGGCAGATCCGGATCCTGACTTTCGATCGGAGATGGAAGCTCTTGCTGAGAAAGAGTCCCGCCAGTTTGTCTGGGAGAATCTAGAAGCAATTGATCCTGAAGCAGCAGACAATATTCACCCCAATAACTTGGTACGCACAATTCGAGCCTTGGAAGTTCATCACGTCACAGGACAAAAATTTTCTGATTATAAAAAACAACAAAATGAACGTCAGCCGCTTTATGATACGTTCGTTATTGGCCTGAATACCGACCGCGAGCTACTTTACAACCGGATTAATCAACGGGTTGATTTAATGATAGAGGATGGACTGATTGATGAGGCGAGATGGCTAGATTGTGCAGTCAGTCGCGATGTCCAAAGTATACGGGGGATTGGCTATAAGGAGCTGTTCGCCTACTTCGATGGTAATATTAATTTACAAGAAGCAACGAGTGATATTAAACAAGCGTCTAGGCACTATGCTAAGCGACAGCTCACCTGGTTTCGGAACAAGACAGCCGTGGATTTATGGGTGAATTTAGTCGAATATCCGGAAGAACTTGAGCAAGTAAAACAAGCGGTTAGAACGTTTTTGAAAGGATAA
- a CDS encoding deoxyribonuclease IV, translating to MVLLGSHVSMKGKKMLLGSAEEAVGYGANTFMIYTGAPQNTRRKEIERMNIEDGQAYMAEHDIDVNDIVVHAPYIINLGNVNKPDNFKFAIQFMKEEIERAEALGATQMTMHPGAHVGEGPEVAIKQIAAGLNEILTEDQTIQIALETMAGKGTEIGRSFEEIAAIIDQVELKDKLSVTLDTCHIHDAGYDVANDFDAVLEEFDRVIGLEWLKVIHVNDSKNERGAQKDRHANIGHGHIGFDALCKVVHHPKLKGLPKILETPYVQKGDDKKNKFAPYKHEIHMLRTKEFNENLLDDIVNERPVE from the coding sequence ATGGTATTACTTGGTTCACATGTGAGTATGAAAGGGAAGAAAATGCTCTTAGGCTCAGCTGAGGAAGCAGTCGGTTATGGAGCCAATACGTTTATGATCTATACGGGTGCACCACAAAATACGCGCCGAAAAGAAATTGAACGCATGAATATTGAGGACGGTCAAGCATATATGGCGGAGCATGATATTGACGTTAATGATATTGTTGTGCATGCACCGTACATTATTAACCTTGGTAATGTGAACAAACCTGATAATTTCAAATTTGCTATTCAGTTTATGAAAGAAGAGATTGAACGGGCAGAAGCATTAGGAGCGACACAGATGACAATGCACCCAGGCGCACATGTCGGTGAAGGACCTGAAGTTGCTATTAAACAAATTGCAGCAGGTTTGAATGAGATATTAACCGAAGATCAGACGATTCAGATTGCTTTAGAAACAATGGCAGGAAAAGGGACTGAAATTGGCCGTAGCTTCGAAGAAATTGCGGCAATTATTGATCAAGTTGAACTAAAGGATAAGTTATCCGTCACCTTGGATACGTGCCACATTCATGATGCTGGCTATGATGTTGCTAATGACTTCGATGCTGTTTTAGAAGAATTCGATCGCGTTATCGGCTTGGAATGGCTAAAGGTTATCCATGTGAATGATTCTAAGAATGAACGAGGCGCCCAAAAAGACCGCCATGCCAATATCGGTCACGGACATATTGGCTTTGATGCCTTATGTAAAGTTGTCCACCATCCGAAATTAAAAGGACTCCCTAAAATCTTGGAAACACCTTATGTTCAAAAAGGTGATGATAAGAAGAATAAATTTGCCCCATATAAACATGAAATTCATATGCTAAGAACAAAAGAATTTAACGAAAACTTGCTGGACGATATTGTCAATGAACGTCCTGTCGAATAA
- the aspS gene encoding aspartate--tRNA ligase: MTERVYCGEIDRSLVDQQITVKGWVHRRRDLGGMVFVDLRDRSGLLQIVFSDKGSEAALQVADSLRTEYVIEVSGQVVARKEGQENPDMKTGYIELLATDIKVLNKAKTPPFEINEQANVSEEIRLEHRYLDLRRQKMAENMKLRHQVKKVFRNFLDNEGFIDIETPFLTKSTPEGARDYLVPSRVNEGKFFALPQSPQLFKQLLMGAGMERYYQIVRCFRDEDLRGDRQPEFTQVDIETSFLSAEEIRDLNERLLKEIVREVKGEEITGDFPVLTYREAMDRFGSDKPDIRFDLELVDVADIVAQSNFKVFTSVVENGGSVRGINAKGAGDTFTRKEIDGLAEVVSPYGAKGLAWMKVSEDGVSGPIAKFFSEGDLASNLLEAMDAEVGDLLLFVADETKVVFDALGALRNHLGRALDLIDTEELAFVWITDWPLLEYDEEQGRFIAAHHPFTRPIASDIEVLAEDPHQVTANAYDIVLNGYEIGGGSIRIHERDLQETMLKALGFSKEEAQEQFGFLLDALEYGFPPHGGIAYGLDRIVMILAGEPNIREVIAFPKNKQAKDPLTQAPSVVSPKQLDELKLTVNKGEN; encoded by the coding sequence ATGACAGAGAGAGTATATTGTGGAGAGATTGATCGATCGTTAGTAGATCAACAGATAACAGTAAAAGGCTGGGTACACCGCCGTCGTGACTTGGGAGGAATGGTCTTTGTTGATTTGCGTGATCGTTCCGGTCTGCTTCAAATTGTCTTCAGTGATAAAGGATCAGAAGCAGCATTGCAAGTGGCTGATTCACTGAGAACAGAGTATGTTATTGAAGTGAGTGGACAAGTTGTTGCACGAAAAGAAGGTCAGGAAAATCCTGATATGAAGACTGGTTATATTGAATTATTAGCAACTGATATTAAGGTCTTGAATAAAGCTAAAACACCACCATTCGAGATCAACGAACAAGCTAATGTGAGTGAAGAAATTCGGTTGGAACATCGCTATCTAGATTTGCGTCGTCAAAAGATGGCTGAAAATATGAAGCTGCGTCACCAAGTGAAAAAAGTTTTTCGTAACTTCTTAGATAACGAAGGGTTTATCGATATCGAGACACCGTTCTTGACAAAATCAACACCAGAAGGAGCACGGGATTACTTAGTTCCGTCCCGAGTAAATGAAGGAAAATTCTTTGCTCTTCCACAGTCTCCTCAGTTGTTTAAACAACTATTAATGGGAGCGGGGATGGAGCGTTACTACCAAATTGTTCGTTGTTTCCGCGATGAAGATTTACGTGGAGACCGTCAACCGGAATTCACTCAAGTTGATATTGAAACAAGCTTTTTATCTGCTGAAGAGATTCGAGATTTAAATGAACGCTTACTGAAAGAAATTGTTCGCGAAGTGAAAGGGGAAGAAATAACCGGAGATTTCCCTGTGTTAACTTACCGTGAAGCGATGGACCGCTTCGGAAGCGATAAACCGGATATTCGCTTCGACCTCGAGTTGGTTGACGTAGCAGACATCGTAGCACAGTCAAACTTTAAAGTATTCACTTCTGTAGTTGAAAATGGTGGCTCAGTTCGCGGAATAAACGCCAAAGGAGCAGGCGATACCTTCACGCGTAAAGAAATTGACGGACTTGCTGAGGTTGTCTCACCATACGGGGCGAAAGGCTTAGCGTGGATGAAAGTTAGTGAAGATGGCGTGAGTGGACCGATTGCTAAATTCTTCAGCGAAGGAGACTTAGCGTCTAACTTGCTAGAGGCGATGGATGCAGAAGTAGGCGACCTTTTACTATTCGTTGCCGATGAAACAAAAGTTGTCTTCGATGCACTTGGAGCTCTGCGCAATCACTTAGGACGTGCCCTTGACTTAATTGATACAGAAGAATTAGCTTTTGTCTGGATTACGGACTGGCCATTGCTTGAATATGATGAAGAACAGGGACGATTTATCGCTGCTCACCACCCATTCACTCGACCAATCGCTTCTGACATTGAAGTCTTAGCGGAAGATCCTCACCAAGTAACAGCGAATGCGTACGATATTGTCTTGAATGGATATGAAATTGGTGGGGGATCAATCCGTATTCATGAGCGTGATTTACAAGAAACAATGCTTAAAGCATTAGGGTTTTCAAAAGAAGAGGCACAAGAACAGTTTGGATTCTTACTTGATGCGCTGGAGTATGGTTTCCCACCTCATGGCGGTATTGCGTATGGATTGGACCGTATCGTCATGATTCTTGCCGGCGAACCGAATATTCGCGAAGTTATTGCCTTTCCAAAGAATAAGCAGGCGAAGGACCCATTAACACAAGCACCGTCTGTTGTATCACCAAAACAACTTGATGAATTGAAACTGACTGTCAACAAAGGAGAGAATTAA
- the hisS gene encoding histidine--tRNA ligase, giving the protein MSYQKMKGTVDIFPSEASKWQYVEQVATDILRQYQFKEIRLPLFESFDLFARGVGESTDVVSKEMYDFYDKGDRHVALRPEGTAGAVRAFVENKYYGPEYHKPQKYYYIGPMFRYERPQSGRQRQFYQLGVEVFGSKNPATDVETMALAVDLFQAFGLKQVRLVINSLGSNESRTAFRQALIDYLEPFSDQLSDDSKRRLHENPLRVLDSKAPEDKKIVANAPSVLDFLDEESAEHFAAVKEQLDLLNIPYEVDANMVRGLDYYNDTVFEVITSHEKFGANTTIAGGGRYDGLVETVGGPATPAFGFGFGLERLLMLMEYSDVAFPADPQLDVFIVTIGQRSSTEATKLAHALRQRGLLVEREFMNRKPGTQFKSADKLNARFTFTLGDRELEKNTVNVKNMATGQEVSMDLADVYSKDFREHFQEVKDELK; this is encoded by the coding sequence GTGAGTTATCAAAAAATGAAAGGGACGGTTGATATTTTTCCGTCTGAGGCAAGTAAGTGGCAATATGTTGAACAAGTAGCGACCGATATATTGCGTCAATACCAGTTTAAAGAAATTCGTCTGCCATTATTTGAGTCATTTGATTTGTTTGCACGCGGTGTTGGCGAGTCTACTGATGTTGTTAGCAAAGAAATGTATGATTTTTATGATAAGGGTGACCGTCATGTTGCCTTGCGACCAGAGGGAACAGCAGGAGCCGTGCGTGCTTTTGTAGAGAATAAGTATTATGGACCTGAATATCATAAGCCGCAGAAGTATTATTATATTGGCCCGATGTTTCGTTATGAGCGCCCGCAGAGTGGTCGTCAGCGTCAATTTTATCAATTAGGTGTGGAAGTGTTTGGCTCGAAGAATCCCGCAACTGATGTAGAAACAATGGCACTTGCTGTTGATTTATTCCAAGCATTTGGTTTAAAGCAGGTTCGGTTAGTCATTAATTCGCTCGGGTCAAATGAATCACGAACGGCCTTCCGTCAAGCATTGATTGATTATTTGGAGCCATTCAGTGATCAGTTAAGTGATGATTCGAAGCGACGGTTGCATGAGAACCCACTGCGCGTATTAGATAGTAAAGCACCAGAAGATAAAAAAATTGTAGCAAATGCGCCATCCGTGCTGGACTTCTTAGATGAGGAGTCGGCTGAACATTTTGCGGCAGTGAAAGAACAACTTGATTTATTAAATATTCCGTATGAAGTGGATGCAAATATGGTACGTGGGCTTGATTATTATAATGATACGGTTTTCGAAGTCATAACAAGTCATGAGAAGTTTGGTGCGAATACAACAATTGCAGGTGGTGGACGCTATGATGGGTTAGTCGAGACAGTTGGTGGACCAGCTACTCCTGCATTTGGCTTTGGCTTTGGACTAGAACGTCTTCTCATGTTAATGGAGTATAGCGATGTTGCATTCCCAGCAGACCCGCAACTCGATGTATTTATCGTCACAATTGGTCAACGGTCATCGACGGAAGCGACCAAATTAGCACATGCATTGCGTCAGCGTGGACTCTTAGTTGAGCGTGAATTTATGAATCGAAAACCTGGTACACAATTCAAGTCAGCTGATAAGTTGAATGCTCGTTTTACGTTTACATTAGGCGATCGTGAATTAGAGAAAAATACCGTGAATGTAAAGAATATGGCAACCGGACAAGAAGTTAGTATGGACTTAGCTGATGTATACAGCAAGGATTTTCGAGAACATTTTCAAGAGGTTAAAGACGAACTTAAATAA
- a CDS encoding N-acetylmuramoyl-L-alanine amidase — protein sequence MNKSFRRIHLTKRSIFLLVVTILFILSFASIIAMASEHRVTVRVSELNVRSGPGQSHEVITQLYQNDHLHVLAEQDGWLKVRTSNNEIGWVTESFVEETTEPEETPHYLVGEVTSPTLNVRSDHSLDADIIDKLTEGDQVEIIGQVDDWTEINYGDQTAWISSDYVRLLSSDTRPDDSEKTITMLEHNANIRREPSLEADIIGEAFANQSYTYVQKIDHWYEIQLTENTTGFVHADYAHTTDIDDLDLDTIVDIPALENATILIDPGHGGTDPGAVYNDTYEKDIALSTSLYLQQQLEKAGATVLMTRTSDIDVGLDERANISNTQAVDAFVSIHYDATGIRNSISGTTTYHYSDMDLPLANAINDRLKADGQLSNNGIGFGNYHVLRNNTRPSVLLELGYMDNDSDYNIISTKNYHKNVADVIFKGLTDYFD from the coding sequence ATGAATAAATCTTTTCGCCGCATTCATCTGACGAAGCGGAGTATCTTTTTACTAGTTGTTACGATTTTATTCATCCTGTCGTTCGCTTCAATTATAGCGATGGCAAGCGAGCACCGAGTAACAGTCCGTGTCAGTGAGCTAAATGTACGCTCAGGGCCCGGACAATCCCATGAAGTAATTACTCAGCTATATCAAAATGATCATCTCCATGTGTTAGCCGAACAAGATGGCTGGCTAAAAGTTCGAACGAGTAATAATGAAATTGGCTGGGTGACAGAATCATTCGTCGAAGAGACAACCGAACCGGAAGAAACTCCTCATTATTTGGTTGGAGAAGTCACTTCTCCCACATTAAATGTGCGCTCAGACCATTCACTAGATGCGGATATTATTGATAAACTCACTGAAGGAGATCAAGTTGAGATTATTGGTCAAGTTGACGACTGGACGGAGATTAATTATGGCGATCAAACCGCCTGGATTAGCTCGGACTATGTAAGGCTACTCAGTTCAGATACGCGACCGGATGATTCTGAGAAGACCATCACGATGCTGGAACACAACGCCAATATTCGCCGCGAACCATCCCTTGAAGCTGATATAATTGGGGAAGCATTCGCTAATCAGTCCTATACCTATGTGCAAAAAATAGATCACTGGTATGAAATTCAATTAACCGAGAATACAACCGGCTTCGTACATGCCGACTATGCGCACACAACAGACATTGATGACTTGGATCTAGATACAATTGTGGATATTCCAGCGCTTGAAAATGCCACCATTCTAATCGATCCTGGTCATGGAGGAACGGACCCTGGCGCTGTCTACAATGATACGTACGAAAAAGATATTGCTTTAAGTACATCACTCTATCTTCAACAACAATTAGAAAAAGCAGGTGCGACTGTTCTGATGACGCGAACATCAGATATAGATGTAGGATTAGATGAACGGGCTAATATCTCAAACACGCAGGCAGTCGATGCTTTTGTTAGCATTCATTATGATGCAACAGGCATTCGCAATTCCATTAGTGGAACGACAACATATCACTATTCTGATATGGATTTACCACTAGCTAATGCAATTAATGATCGACTCAAAGCAGACGGTCAACTCAGCAATAACGGAATTGGTTTTGGTAACTATCATGTCTTGCGTAACAATACCCGCCCAAGTGTCTTACTTGAACTTGGATATATGGATAACGATTCTGATTATAACATTATTAGCACAAAAAATTACCACAAAAATGTCGCAGATGTTATTTTCAAAGGTCTAACTGACTACTTCGACTAA
- a CDS encoding OsmC family protein: MSHESMATLSVSGNNEGELKTTVNVRDLDSFIVDEPERLGGTNAGANPLEYFLGALSACTSIVLRYASRDEAFEYTRVDFNTEGTLDTRGFAGKADVQTYFQTIHLEVIIDTDEPDERIQEMKTIVEKRCPLYNLANDANVNITSTWRKP; the protein is encoded by the coding sequence ATGAGTCACGAATCTATGGCAACACTGAGCGTTTCAGGCAACAATGAGGGCGAATTAAAAACAACGGTGAATGTACGCGATCTCGATAGCTTTATCGTGGATGAACCCGAACGCCTCGGTGGTACCAATGCTGGAGCCAACCCATTAGAATATTTCTTAGGCGCTCTCTCCGCTTGTACGTCAATTGTCTTGCGTTATGCTTCGCGTGATGAAGCATTCGAGTATACCAGAGTTGACTTCAATACAGAAGGAACGCTTGACACCCGCGGATTTGCTGGTAAAGCTGATGTACAAACGTATTTCCAAACGATTCACTTGGAAGTTATCATTGACACCGATGAACCTGACGAGCGCATTCAAGAGATGAAAACTATCGTTGAAAAACGCTGCCCTCTTTACAACTTAGCCAATGATGCTAATGTCAATATCACTAGTACTTGGCGTAAACCATAG